Below is a genomic region from Methanobacterium sp..
GCTGCGTTTAGTCCAGAGTTACTGCTGAAGTATGCTCGATATATTAGTAGTGCAGCTATTGCTATAACGATAACTCCACCAAACAATAAGATATATTCAGCTGCTCCTTGTCCACCTTCATCTTTTAAAAAGCTCATATATTTTTACCTCCATGGACATATTTTTATATATATACTATTACTGTTTTTGTAATACAATA
It encodes:
- a CDS encoding class III signal peptide-containing protein, yielding MSFLKDEGGQGAAEYILLFGGVIVIAIAALLIYRAYFSSNSGLNAA